The Synergistota bacterium genomic sequence AATAAAGTAGATATCCGTAGTTAATCCTTCTTTAATCTCTTCATGAGTTGCAGAATGTAAGCGCTCCAAATTTATTTTCAATTCCCTAACTTCCTTAAGGCTACTTATCATGACAATCCCCCACTTTTACCTATAGAAAACCATTAAAAAAGAGGTAACCATAAAAATTATTCCTAAAATAGCGGTTAACTTCGTGAGAAAAGGAAGCTTCTTCCTCTGACCCCCGCTCATATCAGCCAAAGTTCCTCCTCCAAAGATACCAGAAAACCTAGAACTTTTTCTGCCCTGAAACATGATCACAGAAATCAATACTACTGCTATTAAAAGATGAGCTACAATAATTAGCAATTTCATGATTTTCCCTCCTTAAAAGAGAAATTTAATTAAATCTATAAAAGCAGACAATCCCCACAAACATCCAACTATTGCTATAGCTATAGCCAAAACCCGCCATACTATGGAAGTACCCTTTATAACAGAAGATCCTCTTTCTTCGCTCTCTTCTTTAAGAACATCAGCTTTATCCCAAAATATAAAAGCTAGTACAGTAGCAACTAATATTATGCCTCCTCCTACCAGTAAAGCTAGAAACACTCTTCCCACATACATCCCCAAATCCCAAAATAGGAGCTTCATAACTATCCCTCCCTGAGCAACTTTATAGAAGTATCTATTGCCTCCTCATATTTTAATGCCATATTCTTCACTCCAGTAAAAAGAAAGACATAAGCTTCATATTCTCTAACTAAAGAATTTTCGGGAGGCATTGTTCTACTTTTTTCAATCTCCCTATTAAAGGAAAGAAAATAAGGCAAAAACACATCCCCTAACCATGGATGTTCTTTCCACAAAAGCTTTAGTTCTCCCTCTGTATTTCTTACACCTTCAACTATTTTATCACAACATCTTTCTAGGAGAGATAGTTTTTCTTCACAAAAAGACTTTATTTTCCTTACTTTTCCTTTGAGGGAATTAATCTCCTCCAAAATAACACTCTTAATCCTTTCATTCCTTCTAAACGGTGTCCACCTTTTTCTAATAACTGATAAACTATCAAAGGTGTC encodes the following:
- the secG gene encoding preprotein translocase subunit SecG, whose protein sequence is MKLLIIVAHLLIAVVLISVIMFQGRKSSRFSGIFGGGTLADMSGGQRKKLPFLTKLTAILGIIFMVTSFLMVFYR